A window of Halobellus sp. LT62 contains these coding sequences:
- a CDS encoding DUF5808 domain-containing protein, which produces MVDKPKQGEILGIPYNFERPSIGRMLASYWKPGEKMLVKKPFGIGYTLNLANWRSWVALAVVGGLLWQEQKSRSGEDVEADDGDDGPVEVIVD; this is translated from the coding sequence ATGGTAGACAAGCCGAAGCAGGGAGAGATTCTCGGGATTCCGTACAACTTCGAACGGCCGTCGATCGGGCGGATGCTCGCCTCGTACTGGAAGCCGGGGGAGAAAATGCTCGTGAAGAAACCCTTCGGCATCGGCTACACGCTCAACCTCGCGAACTGGCGCTCGTGGGTCGCCCTCGCGGTCGTCGGCGGGCTGCTCTGGCAGGAACAGAAGTCCCGAAGCGGCGAGGACGTCGAGGCCGACGACGGCGACGACGGCCCGGTCGAAGTCATCGTCGACTGA